From a single Brassica napus cultivar Da-Ae chromosome C9, Da-Ae, whole genome shotgun sequence genomic region:
- the LOC106407761 gene encoding uncharacterized protein LOC106407761 yields MSSNGKSTLSGDSRSEKPKGVEADSFPGPIKPTGTPYVSSGLSIGDPHSKTAKGQTSVSSGLTKPIGKNPNGTIIHTTKTGASSGVRGKAAVSSGVRGKAIVSADVGEVMAFKDVKFGPNQGELRFRLIHFWEARNVLTKVIFGLEMLLIDQEETVIQGFIPAGRIETYLPHMKAGGIYRLNSFFGSNNKTLYRVADPSVTITFSSTSVLSDLEDSLVCFPEDRFRFRGYEEFDAACDLRGDLYDYVGHIKLANGQVLSDSIVLDDAEIASSRRVLLHVQTHDGPVMKLYLWDKAAFDFSEKIKASGGTACALALSSMTSSRIFLDSDVKATRDYLTWLNSNLAVANRVDAAVVTKTETVTIGECQGRTVAWFECIATIGDVAHGSTWYYIGCGVCHTKATKGPTTLMCKKCGKSNIVGVAQISVYDNDDQASFVLFGDDGHELTGKKASELVERDDHLVPVPQALIDSIGQTRKFIVKVLTPEVPELEGNLVGNVIVPDAQGPLQKGVAEDDPSTCFEESDGQGVKRAADNVEAEDLKRAKCG; encoded by the exons ATGAGTTCCAACGGAAAATCCACGTTATCTGGTGATTCCCGCTCGGAGAAACCAAAAGGCGTTGAGGCTGACTCCTTTCCCGGACCGATCAAGCCCACCGGTACACCTTATGTATCTTCCGGCCTCTCGATCGGCGATCCCCACTCGAAGACAGCCAAAGGCCAGACGTCGGTCTCCTCCGGTCTGACTAAACCCATCGGCAAGAACCCCAATG GTACGATCATTCACACCACGAAGACCGGTGCCTCTTCAGGCGTTAGAGGCAAAGCCGCTGTCTCCTCTGGCGTCAGGGGAAAAGCCATTGTCTCCGCCGATGTTGGGGAAGTGATGGCTTTCAAAGATGTAAAATTCGGACCTAATCAAGGCGAGTTGAGGTTTCGGTTGATCCATTTTTGGGAAGCCCGAAATGTTCTGACGAAGGTGATTTTTGGTCTCGAGATGCTTCTCATCGACCAAGAG GAAACTGTTATCCAGGGCTTCATCCCAGCTGGGAGGATAGAGACTTATTTGCCACACATGAAAGCTGGTGGCATTTACAGGCTCAACAGTTTTTTCGGGTCTAATAACAAGACTTTGTATCGGGTAGCCGACCCAAGTGTCACCATCACCTTCTCATCGACTTCTGTCCTCTCTGATCTAGAGGACAGTTTGGTTTGTTTCCCTGAAGACCGTTTTCGGTTCCGTGGATATGAGGAGTTCGATGCTGCCTGCGACTTGAGAGGGGATCTTTATG ATTATGTTGGCCACATCAAACTTGCGAATGGGCAGGTTCTCAGTGACAGTATCGTGCTAGATGATGCTGAGATAGCTTCATCCCGCCGAGTTCTGCTTCATGTTCAAACACATGA TGGCCCGGTGATGAAGTTGTACCTATGGGACAAGGCTGCCTTTGACTTTAgtgaaaaaattaaagcatCTGGAGGAACTGCAT GTGCCCTAGCTCTCTCCTCTATGACGTCATCACGTATATTTTTGGACAGTGATGTCAAAGCAACCCGTGATTATCTCACTTG GTTGAACTCGAACTTAGCTGTTGCTAACAGAGTTGATGCAGCCGTTGTCACTAAGACTGAGACAGTGACTATAGGCGAGTGCCAAGGTCGTACA GTTGCTTGGTTCGAGTGCATAGCAACCATTGGTGATGTTGCGCACGGTTCAACATGGTATTACATAGGCTGTGGTGTGTGCCACACTAAGGCAACCAAAGGTCCTACCACCCTTATGTGTAAAAAATGTGGGAAAAGCAATATCGTTGGTGTTGCACA GATCTCTGTGTATGATAATGATGATCAGGCGTCTTTTGTTCTCTTTGGTGATGATGGTCATGAGTTGACTGGAAAGAAAgcttctgagttggttgaga GAGATGATCATTTGGTTCCGGTGCCTCAAGCTCTGATCGATTCCATAGGACAGACTCGCAAATTCATTGTGAAG GTGCTCACTCCAGAAGTTCCAGAACTTGAAGGCAATTTAGTAGGAAATGTGATTGTACCAGATGCTCAGGGACCTTTGCAGAAGGGAGTTGCTGAGGATGATCCTTCTACATGTTTTGAAGAATCTGATGGTCAGGGGGTGAAAAGAGCTGCTGATAATGTTGAGGCAGAAGATCTCAAGCGAGCCAAATGTGGCTAA